The nucleotide window CCACGCGAGACCGTGTCCGTACGGGGCCTGCGGAATCGGGTCGAGCGGGTCACCGTCCTGGGCACCGGCGCCGAGCTGGGTCACCACGTCACCGGGGGCCTGGACGCCGTACCCGGTGTGACCTGGATCGACGCGCCCGGGGAGGCCGATCTCGACCCGTACGCGACCGTGCTGGCCGTCGAACTGGACGGGGAGCTGGACCTCTACCGGGGCGCGGGGCGCGACTGACCGAGCACGTCGTCCACGGTGACGACCCGGACGAGGGGCCGGTACAGGTCCAGTACGTCCAGGGCCTTGGCGTGGGACTCGTCGTCGGCGCCCGCGCAGGCGTCGGCGACCACCAGCACCTCGACGCCCGCGTCGGCGGCGGCGAGGGCGGTGGACAGGACACAGCAGTCGGTGCTGACCCCGGCGACGACCAGCCGCCCGTCCGGGCCGAGGCGGGCGGCGAGCTCCGGGCCCCATTTGCCGAAAGTGGGGGCGGCGATCACGTCCCGTGCGGTGGCCGCGAATTCATCTACCAACTCCCAGAGCCGTGCGTGCGGGGGCTGGAGGGCGAAGGGCCACTGGTCGTAGTACGCGCGCCAGGCGCCCTCGGGTTCGGCCGGGGCGACGAAGCGGGTGAAGACGGTCCGGTCGGCGAAGGCGGGCAGCAGGCGTCGTACGCCGGTCGCGGCCTCGGTGAAGCGCGGGGACGCCCAGGGGCTGTCCGGCTCGGCGAAGACGCGCTGCATGTCGATGACGGCGAGCAGGCCCGGTACCCGTCTGCTCATACCTGCGCGTTCTCCTGTGCCCTTACCCGTCCGCGCCCCAGGACCAGAGTGCCGGCGAACCCGAGCGCCAGCGCCAGCAGCACCCCCAGGTTGGCGTACGCCCAGGCCCCGGTCCTGCCGCCGAGCCCGAGCGGGCCGAGGAGATAGCCCTGCCACTTCAGCCAGCTCGCCGAGGTGTTGACGACCAGGCCCCAGCCGAACGCGGTCGCGGCGAGGGTGAGGAGCAGGGGTTGCAGGGGGAGGTCGCCGTAGCGGCCGTCCGGGCGGTACAGGTCCTCGTCGGCGTAGTCGCGGCGGCGCAGGAGGAGGTCGGCCAGCATGACACCGCACCATGCGGCGATGGGGACGCCGAGGGTGGTGAGGAAGCCGATGAACGGGCCGAGGAAGTCGTCGGCGACGAAGACGATGTAGACGGCGCCCGCGATCATCAGGACGCCGTCGGCGAGCGCGGCCACCGGGCGGGGCACGCGCAGGCCCGCCGCGAGGAGGGCCAGGCCCGAGGAGTAGATGTCGAGGACCGCGCCGCCGACCAGACCGAGCACGGCGACGGCGGCGAACGGGATCAGGAACCAGGTCGGCAGGATCGTGGTCAGCGCGCCGATCGGGTCGGCGGCAACGGCCTCGTCGAGTTCGGTCGAGGATCCCGCGAGGAGCAGGCCGAAGAGCAGCAGGAGCAGCGGGGCGAGCGAGGCGCCGAAGGTGGTCCAGCCGACGACGCCCCGACCGGAGGAGTCGCGCGGCAGATAACGGGAGTAGTCGGCCGCCGCGTTGACCCAGCCGAGGCCGAAGCCGGTCATCATGAAGACAAGGGCACCGATGAACTCCTGGGCGGAACCGGCGGGTACGGCGCTGACGGCGGCCCAGTGGACGTGGTCGGCGACGAGGACGACGTAGACGACCGTGAGGACGCCGGTCACCACGGTGATCACCGTCTGGAAACGCATGATCAGGTCGAAGCCCATCACACCGACCAGGACGACGAGTGAGGCGACCAGGACTAGGGCGATGACCTTCGTGCCGGTGCCGCCGCCGGTGCCGAGCCGGTCGAACACCGTGGCGGTGGCCATCGTCGCGAGTGCGCACAGCACGGTCTCCCAGCCGACGGTGAGCAGCCAGGAGACGACCGCCGGAAGCCGGTTGCCGCGCACCCCGTACGCCGCCCGGCTGAGCACCATCGTCGGTGCCGAGCCGCGTTTCCCGGCGACCGCGACGAAGCCGCACAGCAGGAACGAGAAGACGATGCCGAGCACTCCGGCGACCAGTGCCTGCCAGAAGGAGATGCCGAAGCCGAGCGCGAAGGCGCCGTAGCTCAGGCCGAGGATGGAGACATTGGCGCCGAACCAGGGCCAGAAGAGCGTGCGCGGCGTGCCCTTGCGGTCGGCGTCGGCGATCACGTCGAGGCCGTGGGTCTCCACCTGGAGGGGCCGGACCGGGGCGGTGTCGTGTGCGGTGGGGAAGTCCGTCATCGTCGACCTGTCTGTCCGATCTCGCCGATCGTGTCCAGGGGACCGTAGATGTGCCGGTCAGAGGCGTCAAGAAGGCGTCGGGGCGGTTCGGGCCACCCGCTCCCCGACATGTCTGACCTACGTACAATCCTCAATATTCGACCGAAGGTTCGACACTTCGAGGGATTCGGGGGAACGCAGTGCCGTGGGACGTGGCTCCGCTGGTGAGCCGGGAGCGCGAGTTGGCGCGCCTGGACGACGTGCTCGACCGGCTGACCGGCGAAGGGAACGGCGCCGGAAGCCGTGGCCCGGCGGTCGTCGATGTCACCGGGGCCGCGGGCATCGGCAAGAGCAGGCTGATGTCGGAGTTCTGCGCGCGGGCCCGGGAGCGGGGCGTGACGGTGCTGCGCGGCCGGGCCACCGAGTACGAGCGGCATCTGCCGTACCAGCCCCTCGCCGACGCGCTCGCGGACCTCGACGACGAACCCGAGGAGGTCTCGCTGCTGGCCGACGGTCGCTCCACCGACCGTTTCGCTCTGCAACGCGCCGTCGCCGATCTCCTGGCCCGGATCGCGACGGCAGGCGGGGGCCTGGTGGTGGCCCTGGACGATGTGCACTGGGCGGACCCGGCCTCCCTGGAACTGCTCGACCATCTCGTCCGGCATCCCCCGCGCCGCGCCCCCGTCGTCATCGTCGTGGCCCGGCGCGAGCGGCAGACAGCGGCCCCGTTCGTCGCCTCGCTGACCAGGGGCGTGGAGGCCGGGACGGTGCTGCGGCTGCAACTGGGGCCGCTCGACGAGCGCGCGTGTCTCGCGGCGCTGGCCGCCGACCTCCCGGCCGGGCTGGCCGCCGAGCTGTACGCGGCGAGTGAGGGCAACCCGCTGTACTTCCTCGCGCTGCTCCAGGCCCGCAGGCCCGCGGGGCTCAGCTCCCTGCTGCTGGACGAACTGACCCCGCTCACCGACACCCAGCGCGGCACCGCCGAAGCCATGGCCGTCCTCGGCGACCAGGCGGCGCCCGCCCTGCTGGCCGCCGTCACCGGCCGGAGCGAGCCCGAACTCGAAGCCGACTCCAGGGAGCTGGCCGCACGCGATCTGGCGCGTCCGGGGCCGGACGGTCGCTGGGCGCTGCGCCACCCGGTGCTGCGCGCCCTTGTGCACGACGCCACCGACCCGGCCCTGCGCACCCGGATGCACCGCCTGGCCGCCGCCGAACTGGCCCGGGTCCAGGCGCCGCTCACCGAGCGGGCGCACCACGTCGAGCGGTCCCTGACCGGCTGGGACCCGCACGCCGTGGCCGTGCTCACCGAGGCCGCCGAACAGGCCGCCGCCACCGCGCCCGCGAGCAGCGCCCACTGGCTCGGCGTCGCCCTCGCCCATCTGCCCGACCGCACGGTGTACGGCGCGCTGCGACGCGACCTGATGCTGCGCCGGGCCCAGGCGCTGGGGGTGTGCGGGGGTCTGCGGGAGAGCCGGGACCTGCTGCACGAGGTGATCAGCCTGTCACCGCCGGGCACGGACGACCGCGTCCGGGCCTCGGCGGTCACCTTGTGCGCGGTGATGGAACGTCACCTGGGCCGCTACGCCGAGGCCGTCGCCCTGCTCCGCCGCGAGCTGGCCCGTGGCGGCGACCTCTCCCCCGCCGACTCCGTCGAACTCGGCCTGGAACTGGGCTCCTCCGCCCCACACGCCAGCTCCTACCCCGACGTACGCGACGACGTCGTCCGGACGCTGGAGCTGGCCCGGTCGCTGGGCGACGAGGTGGCGGAGGCGGGCGCGCTCGCGGTCACCGCGCTCGGCGAGGCGTACGAGGGGAACACGGCCGCGGCGGCGGAGGCCGCCGACCGGGCCGCCGCGCTCATCGACTCCCTCACCGACCACGATCTCGCCGGGCTGTGCGAGCCGCTGGCCCGGCTGGGCTGGGCGGAGGCGTTCCTGGAGCGGTACGCCGACGCCGAGCGGCACGCGGAGCGCGGGCTGGCCATCGCCCGCCGGGGCGGCCGACTGTATGTGGTGCCCCATCTGTTGCTGTGCAAGTCCCATGTCCAGGTCCTGATGCTGCGACTGCGGTCGGCCGTGGAACTCGCCGAGGAGGCGGAGGCGATCGCCCGGGGCATCGGCAGCGACGAGCTGCTCGCGTTCGTGCTGGCGTCCAAGGCCCAGTCGCTGATCCCCTCGCTCCCGCCGGGCGACGGCGGTGCGCTCGCCGTGGCCGAGGAGGCCGTCGCCCGGGCCGGTTCGGGCACCCGCTGGTGGGCGTCCATCGCCTGGTGCATGCTCGGGTACGCCGCGATCCACGCCGGTGATCCGGCGCGAGCCCGGGCGGCTGTCCTACGGGCGGGCGGGGAGGATCTCGGCGGGCTCCAGCCGAGTATGCGACCGCTGTTCCTGGAGATCCTCGTCACGGCCGCAGTCGCCGCCGGGGACCAGGAGGAGGCGCGGCTGTGGGCCGAGCGGGCCCGCAAGGAGGCGGAGCGGCTCGGCCTCGCCGCCCAGCGGGCCTCCGCGCTGCGCAGTTGGGCGCACGTACCGCTCGGCGAGGGTGATGTGGCGACGGCCGCGGAACTGTTCGAGCAGGCCGCCGTCGAGGCCGCCCGAGGCGGAACGCACCTGTGGGAGGTCCAGACGCTGCTGCTGGGCGCGCCGCTCGCGGCGTCCGTCGGTCGGACCACCCGGGCCCGCGCCATGTGGGAGCGGGCCCGGCGGCTGAGCGTCGACGGCGGCGCGGAACTGCTGTCCGGTTACGCGGAGTTGCTGCGGCCGTTGGTGTTCACGGAGGAGGAGGCCGTCCCGCAGACGGAGACGGCGTCGCGTGGGGAGCTGGTGTCGCGCAGGGAGCCCGACACGCTTGAGGCGCCGGCGGAAACCGGAGCCCTCACGGACCATCCCGCCCCCATTCCCCCGGAGCTGCCCTCGCTCTCCCCCCGCGAGCAGGAGATCGCCGCCCTCGTCGCGGAGGGTCTGACCAGCCCCGCCATCGCCGAGCGTCTCTTCCTCAGCCCGCGGACGGTCGAGACGCACCTCTCCCGCATCTACCGCAAGACGGGGGTGACCTCGCGCGCCGCCCTGGCCGCGCTGCAGGCCAGCGGCCAACTGACCGACGGGACGGCGTGATTACGTAATCTCCCTGATACCGCTCCCACGCCCCATCCGGAACTATCCGTTCTAGACCACGAGAACAGGCGGAACCGGAAGCGAGACGGAAACGGGGACGAGCATGCGGGGGAAGTCCGGCGCGCCGGAATCCAAAGCCATGATCGCCGCAGGCGTGCAGGCCGCCGCGGTCGGTGCGGGTCGCTGTCGTAGAGGGGACGACAGCGACCCACCACCGGAGCGCCGGGGCCGACGAAGGCTGCCGGTCGCCGCCGCGGTCGTCGGCGCGGTCCTGCTCTCGTCCGGCTGCACGGGCGGCAGCGACTCCGACGCCTCGGCCTCGGAGTCCCCCTCGGCGACCGACAGCCCGAGCCCCACGCCCACCCCGTCCGTCACACCCCCGTACCCGACCGGCGCCGACGGCTGCCACGACAACAGCGGCTGGACGTCGGACGAGGTCAGGACCTGGCTGCAGATTCAGGCCAGGGCCTCCGACGTCGAGACGTCGAAGGACGTGGCGGTCGGTCCGGTCCAGGAAGGGTTCGACGGCCCGCTGTGCGAACCGGTCACCGTTCAGGTGGAGTTCTGGAAACTCACCTACGGCTCGCCGTCGGAGAAGGAGAAGAGCGACCCCGGCACCCCGGACTTCTACTTCGCGATGGAACGGGCGAAGCGCACCCGGCTGCGCACCGACGGGAGCGGGGAACAGCAGGTCACGGCACCGAAGAAACTGTACGCCGACGACCGCAGCGTCTGTGTCGGCGCGCTGGTGACCGTGACCGCCGGCAAGCCGCTCAGCGAGAAGGAACTGCCGGAGTCGATCAAGCTGTCGGACGCCGCCTACGGCAACAACGACACCGTGGAGTTCCGCACCGAGCGCGTCGCCGTCTACGAACTCACGCGCCCGAAGGCGGCGCACGTCTGCAATCCCGAGGGCAAGCCGACGGCCGACCCCGACAAGGTGCCCGCCCCCACAGCTGAGCCCGAGCCCACGTCGGACCCCTACGGCTACGACCCGCTCCCGCTGCCCACCTTGGACCCGGCCACGCCCACCATGAGCTTCGGCTGACCGTCGCGGGC belongs to Streptomyces graminofaciens and includes:
- a CDS encoding helix-turn-helix transcriptional regulator, yielding MPWDVAPLVSRERELARLDDVLDRLTGEGNGAGSRGPAVVDVTGAAGIGKSRLMSEFCARARERGVTVLRGRATEYERHLPYQPLADALADLDDEPEEVSLLADGRSTDRFALQRAVADLLARIATAGGGLVVALDDVHWADPASLELLDHLVRHPPRRAPVVIVVARRERQTAAPFVASLTRGVEAGTVLRLQLGPLDERACLAALAADLPAGLAAELYAASEGNPLYFLALLQARRPAGLSSLLLDELTPLTDTQRGTAEAMAVLGDQAAPALLAAVTGRSEPELEADSRELAARDLARPGPDGRWALRHPVLRALVHDATDPALRTRMHRLAAAELARVQAPLTERAHHVERSLTGWDPHAVAVLTEAAEQAAATAPASSAHWLGVALAHLPDRTVYGALRRDLMLRRAQALGVCGGLRESRDLLHEVISLSPPGTDDRVRASAVTLCAVMERHLGRYAEAVALLRRELARGGDLSPADSVELGLELGSSAPHASSYPDVRDDVVRTLELARSLGDEVAEAGALAVTALGEAYEGNTAAAAEAADRAAALIDSLTDHDLAGLCEPLARLGWAEAFLERYADAERHAERGLAIARRGGRLYVVPHLLLCKSHVQVLMLRLRSAVELAEEAEAIARGIGSDELLAFVLASKAQSLIPSLPPGDGGALAVAEEAVARAGSGTRWWASIAWCMLGYAAIHAGDPARARAAVLRAGGEDLGGLQPSMRPLFLEILVTAAVAAGDQEEARLWAERARKEAERLGLAAQRASALRSWAHVPLGEGDVATAAELFEQAAVEAARGGTHLWEVQTLLLGAPLAASVGRTTRARAMWERARRLSVDGGAELLSGYAELLRPLVFTEEEAVPQTETASRGELVSRREPDTLEAPAETGALTDHPAPIPPELPSLSPREQEIAALVAEGLTSPAIAERLFLSPRTVETHLSRIYRKTGVTSRAALAALQASGQLTDGTA
- a CDS encoding cysteine hydrolase family protein, which translates into the protein MSRRVPGLLAVIDMQRVFAEPDSPWASPRFTEAATGVRRLLPAFADRTVFTRFVAPAEPEGAWRAYYDQWPFALQPPHARLWELVDEFAATARDVIAAPTFGKWGPELAARLGPDGRLVVAGVSTDCCVLSTALAAADAGVEVLVVADACAGADDESHAKALDVLDLYRPLVRVVTVDDVLGQSRPAPR
- a CDS encoding purine-cytosine permease family protein, whose amino-acid sequence is MTDFPTAHDTAPVRPLQVETHGLDVIADADRKGTPRTLFWPWFGANVSILGLSYGAFALGFGISFWQALVAGVLGIVFSFLLCGFVAVAGKRGSAPTMVLSRAAYGVRGNRLPAVVSWLLTVGWETVLCALATMATATVFDRLGTGGGTGTKVIALVLVASLVVLVGVMGFDLIMRFQTVITVVTGVLTVVYVVLVADHVHWAAVSAVPAGSAQEFIGALVFMMTGFGLGWVNAAADYSRYLPRDSSGRGVVGWTTFGASLAPLLLLLFGLLLAGSSTELDEAVAADPIGALTTILPTWFLIPFAAVAVLGLVGGAVLDIYSSGLALLAAGLRVPRPVAALADGVLMIAGAVYIVFVADDFLGPFIGFLTTLGVPIAAWCGVMLADLLLRRRDYADEDLYRPDGRYGDLPLQPLLLTLAATAFGWGLVVNTSASWLKWQGYLLGPLGLGGRTGAWAYANLGVLLALALGFAGTLVLGRGRVRAQENAQV